From the genome of Candidatus Margulisiibacteriota bacterium, one region includes:
- a CDS encoding retroviral-like aspartic protease family protein yields MEYRSFTNSYPTLSRTLKNNIVIARPGDENQNFIFMALWDTGATNTMITQKVVDLLKLRPVNIREVFTPSGKMDAYCHYVDVFLPNKTIIQRIPVLQGEPMGCDVLIGMDIIGLGDFAVSNFENKTTFSFRLPSKQKVDFLKS; encoded by the coding sequence AGTATCGTTCTTTCACAAATTCGTACCCAACATTATCCAGAACACTGAAAAACAATATTGTTATTGCGCGCCCTGGTGATGAAAATCAAAATTTTATATTTATGGCATTATGGGATACCGGCGCAACAAACACGATGATCACCCAGAAAGTTGTCGATCTTTTGAAATTACGCCCCGTTAATATTAGAGAAGTTTTTACGCCGTCAGGGAAAATGGACGCTTATTGCCATTACGTAGATGTATTTTTGCCAAACAAAACAATAATACAAAGGATTCCGGTATTACAAGGGGAGCCAATGGGCTGCGATGTATTGATCGGTATGGATATAATCGGTTTGGGTGATTTTGCGGTCTCAAATTTTGAAAATAAAACAACGTTTTCTTTCCGATTGCCGAGCAAACAAAAAGTAGATTTTCTCAAAAGCTAA